From Tautonia marina:
TCTGCTCAGCCTGCTGGCGGCCTTCCCCCTCGGTTCAGGTCTGCCCGAACTCGAAGGCTCGTCTCTCATCCCGGCCGATGGAAACCGCGTGGTGGTGATCGGCGACAGCATCACGCAAGCCGGAGATTATGTTGTTTTCCTCGAGACGTTCCTGCTCACGCGATTTCCCGATCGTACCATCACCGTGATCAACCACGGTCTGAGCAGCGAAACCGCGGCCGGAACCAGTGAACCGGATCACCCGTTTCCTCGCCCCTGGATTCACGATCGATTCGATCGCGACGTGACCGCCTGGAATCCCGACATCGTCGTCGCGTGTTACGGCATGAACGATGGGATTTATCACCCCTTCGCTCCCGAGCGATTCGAGCCGTATCAACGCGGCATCCTTCGACTGATCGATCGGTCTCAAACCGATGCAACAGCGCGAATTGACCTGCTCACCCCTCCACCCTACGACCCCTACCAGCGACAGGTCAGCGACCCGGATGCCAGGGAGTTCGGCTACCGCTTCCCTGTGGTCAATTACGATTCCGTCCTGGCCCATTATGCGGCCTGGCTGCGATCGTTGGCCGGTGATCACCTCCTCGTCGCCGACGTGAATACCTCGCTGGCCAAACATGTTGAGAAGCGGAGGGCCGATCGGGTCAGTTTCACGATCATGCCCGATGGCGTGCATCCCAACCCGACCGGACATTGGCTCATCGCCCAGACCTTACTCAAAGCCTGGAATGTCCCATCAATCGTCGCCGAGGTCCAGATCGACGCCAAGACGCTCCAAACCTCATCCGATCAGGTGGCACACCTCACGAGACGCGATGGAGGGCTCTCGTTCACCTGGCGATCCCCCTTGCCAATGCCCATCGACCCACGCTGCGACCCGGAATCGATCCGTCTCGAACAGGTCGTTGATCGGCTAAACCGTTACCGCCTCACCGTCACGGGGTTGGAGGAAGGCCACTACCGCCTGCTTGCCTCCGAGTCGGGATCGGGGAAGCCTCAACCGATGCTCGTCGTGAGCTCTTCAGAGCTTGCCGAAGGGATCGACCTGACGAGCATCGCGGACTTTCCAACCGTCGTTGCCGCTCAGGGGATTTTGCAAGCGGTCGCCTCCCATCGATCCGCTCAGGCCCAGGCCTGGAGAGAATCGATCAAGAGCGGGGAACCTTCGAGCATTCCTCCACCCGGTGAGGATGATGATA
This genomic window contains:
- a CDS encoding SGNH/GDSL hydrolase family protein, yielding MSAPAALVGLLSLLAAFPLGSGLPELEGSSLIPADGNRVVVIGDSITQAGDYVVFLETFLLTRFPDRTITVINHGLSSETAAGTSEPDHPFPRPWIHDRFDRDVTAWNPDIVVACYGMNDGIYHPFAPERFEPYQRGILRLIDRSQTDATARIDLLTPPPYDPYQRQVSDPDAREFGYRFPVVNYDSVLAHYAAWLRSLAGDHLLVADVNTSLAKHVEKRRADRVSFTIMPDGVHPNPTGHWLIAQTLLKAWNVPSIVAEVQIDAKTLQTSSDQVAHLTRRDGGLSFTWRSPLPMPIDPRCDPESIRLEQVVDRLNRYRLTVTGLEEGHYRLLASESGSGKPQPMLVVSSSELAEGIDLTSIADFPTVVAAQGILQAVASHRSAQAQAWRESIKSGEPSSIPPPGEDDDMMRPIREQCQPRNLRLRIEPVANQTP